The genomic segment TGATTTTGATTATGAAATTTCATTATTAACCGTTCGTGCTGTTGATGGTATTCATTTTTGTGCGCCAATTGGTCATCGACAAGAAGATGGGGATTACCGTGAATCATGGCAGCCTCAAGTAATGACTGAATCAGCCTTAAAACTTGCACAAGATGCAGCAGAAAAAGTAGTAAATGCATTAGGTGGCTACGGTCTGTTTGGCGTTGAGCTGTTTATTAAAGGTGATCATATCTATTTTAATGAAGTATCCCCTCGCCCACATGATACTGGTTTGGTTACGTTAATTTCCCAAGAGATGTCTGAATTTGCTCTGCATGTTCGTGCATTTACAGGAATGCCAATCAACAATATTATTCAATATGGTCCTTCTGCATCTTCAGTTGTTCTTGGTCAAGGGACTTCAAATAACATTCGCTTTGATGGATTGTCTGATGCATTAAGCCAACCCCAAACTCAAGTGAAATTATTTGGTAAGCCAGAGATCGATGGTCGCCGTCGTTTAGGGGTTGCAATCACACGACGTGATACCATTAAGGGTGCTATCGAGGATGCTATCGATGCATCAAATAAAATAAAGATCATTTATTAAGTTTATTTTTAAATCAGTTGATTCAGTAAAACAACAGAACGGTATTCAATCGCTATTCTGTTGTCTTTTTCTATCACTCTAATTTCTATTTCGCTATTAAAAGCATTAAATTTGATCTTTTCGTTATCTAACCGTTGCAAACTTACAAGGTTAACAGGTATAAATAGCTAAATAGATTCTTAATTTTTATTTTACCCTTCACCATGGATGATGACTATGTTTGAAAAAATCGCTGCCGCTCCCGCTGACCCTATTCTTGGTCTAACTGATGAATTT from the Aliivibrio wodanis genome contains:
- the purT gene encoding phosphoribosylglycinamide formyltransferase 2, with product MFGTALSSSATKVLLLGSGELGKEVAIECQRLGLEVIAVDRYLHAPAMQVAHRSYAIDMLDANALEEIINKEQPDYVVPEIEAIATDKLVELEKQGLNVVPTANATKLTMNREGIRRLAAEELNLPTSPYRFVDSYEALVEAVQFVGMPCVIKPVMSSSGKGQSVIKTEADIQASWDYAQDGGRSGAGRVIVEGFVDFDYEISLLTVRAVDGIHFCAPIGHRQEDGDYRESWQPQVMTESALKLAQDAAEKVVNALGGYGLFGVELFIKGDHIYFNEVSPRPHDTGLVTLISQEMSEFALHVRAFTGMPINNIIQYGPSASSVVLGQGTSNNIRFDGLSDALSQPQTQVKLFGKPEIDGRRRLGVAITRRDTIKGAIEDAIDASNKIKIIY